One genomic window of Methanosarcina acetivorans C2A includes the following:
- a CDS encoding DUF2252 family protein — MSTIEGKFATIHPLLARLSEILPEEKKAGITEQYVENLYRDFINTLPAERHRLVSHFRISDGALRVGGIGSIGTRCIIIIFHLEGANKDEALILQLKEAGQSVLEPYVEKKDYAGNARRVVVGQKLMQAASDIFLGWIEDPKTGIQYYWRQLKDMKSSFDLNSLQEPGLETYLKVCSVCLARAHARTGDAACISGYIGKSDAFCEAITDFAVA; from the coding sequence TTGTCAACAATAGAAGGCAAATTCGCAACAATTCACCCCCTGCTTGCACGTCTGAGTGAGATACTGCCCGAAGAAAAAAAAGCCGGAATAACAGAACAGTACGTTGAAAACCTGTACCGGGATTTCATAAACACCCTGCCCGCGGAAAGGCATCGGCTAGTCTCACACTTTAGGATCTCGGACGGAGCTTTGCGAGTAGGAGGCATTGGGAGCATTGGAACGCGCTGTATTATAATTATATTTCATCTCGAAGGCGCGAATAAAGATGAAGCTCTGATACTGCAGCTGAAAGAAGCCGGACAGTCGGTCCTGGAACCCTATGTCGAGAAAAAAGATTACGCCGGCAACGCACGACGCGTGGTTGTAGGACAGAAGCTTATGCAGGCAGCCAGTGATATCTTTCTGGGATGGATCGAAGATCCAAAAACCGGAATCCAGTACTACTGGCGCCAATTGAAAGACATGAAGAGCTCTTTTGACCTGAATTCCCTTCAAGAACCCGGCCTGGAAACATACCTCAAGGTGTGCAGTGTCTGCCTTGCCCGAGCCCACGCCAGAACGGGGGATGCAGCCTGCATTTCAGGATACATCGGCAAAAGTGACGCTTTTTGTGAGGCGATAACCGATTTTGCCGTAGCCTAG
- a CDS encoding DUF2252 family protein: protein MRLNPGPWEWDLKRLAASSVIAGRENGFGDSVNRKLANVVGKYYGRAIERLSQTAFLDCGITVEVDKVLEVFEQASKRAGKNARKAGRKARESTQEHTMVKLTKVVNNRRQIRNNSPPACTSE, encoded by the coding sequence ATGAGACTTAATCCCGGTCCCTGGGAATGGGATCTCAAGCGCCTTGCAGCCAGCTCGGTGATTGCAGGAAGGGAGAACGGGTTTGGAGATTCGGTAAACCGAAAACTGGCTAATGTTGTCGGTAAATATTACGGCAGAGCCATAGAACGTCTTTCCCAGACTGCCTTCCTGGATTGTGGTATTACCGTGGAGGTGGATAAGGTCCTCGAGGTCTTTGAGCAGGCCTCAAAAAGAGCCGGGAAAAATGCCCGGAAGGCGGGTAGGAAGGCACGCGAGAGTACGCAGGAGCATACGATGGTGAAGCTCACCAAGGTTGTCAACAATAGAAGGCAAATTCGCAACAATTCACCCCCTGCTTGCACGTCTGAGTGA
- a CDS encoding DUF2252 family protein — translation MPIKYGRMLASPFVFMRGSAAVMASDLATTPVTGLQVQLCVDAHLLNFGIFATPERKLVFDINDFDET, via the coding sequence TTGCCTATCAAATACGGCCGCATGCTGGCATCACCCTTTGTCTTCATGCGAGGTTCGGCTGCTGTGATGGCATCCGACCTTGCTACAACTCCGGTGACCGGGCTCCAGGTGCAGCTCTGCGTGGATGCACACCTTTTAAACTTCGGCATTTTTGCAACCCCTGAACGCAAACTGGTTTTCGACATTAACGATTTTGATGAGACTTAA
- a CDS encoding tetratricopeptide repeat protein, translating into MKKEEEKKELKKESKGENHRILFEGYNQRLKDLDPELLTPEDEISLKEAFRHAKEVLGPEELISWFIGAAEPFYRSATWEVLLPIYEELLDSAKRELGPESPGTAAVLNGLGGIYRYMGKLEEALKLYLKALRIREKTLGQDRPETGDTLSELGILYNVMDRPEEALLYYNRALEIQEKFLSPENLGTVRTLNRMAFYYQGMEKPEKAEEHFIRALGLLEKLKEKEPENRKVLAYTAGTLNNLGVLLSEMGKLEEAEERYGQALKLQEKIYGNEHPQIAQTLTNLALLYFQTTRYEKAMILYTRSLEIMEKLGKTEHAGFATTLNNLAGVYVQKNRYEKALELYTRALEIRERILGPDNPEVAKTLNNLGELYRILGQHKKALPLYSRALKIYENTLGPTHPDVGTTLNNLAGLHESMGEYETAIDLYEKALDIIEKEYGPDHPYFKVTRNNLLGLYEKMERSWRE; encoded by the coding sequence GTGAAAAAGGAAGAAGAAAAGAAAGAGTTAAAGAAAGAGTCAAAGGGAGAAAACCACAGGATCCTGTTTGAAGGATATAATCAGAGGTTAAAGGATCTGGATCCTGAACTGCTCACACCGGAAGATGAAATCAGCTTAAAGGAAGCTTTCAGGCATGCAAAAGAGGTGCTGGGGCCTGAGGAACTTATAAGCTGGTTTATAGGTGCAGCCGAGCCGTTCTACAGGTCTGCAACCTGGGAAGTGCTTTTACCCATATACGAAGAGCTGCTTGATAGTGCGAAAAGGGAACTCGGCCCGGAATCTCCGGGAACTGCAGCTGTATTGAACGGGCTTGGCGGAATTTACCGGTACATGGGAAAGCTCGAAGAAGCCCTGAAGTTGTATTTAAAAGCCCTCAGAATCCGGGAAAAAACTTTAGGGCAGGACAGACCTGAGACCGGAGACACGCTCAGTGAACTTGGAATCCTCTACAATGTGATGGACAGGCCCGAAGAAGCCCTTCTGTATTATAACCGGGCTCTTGAAATTCAGGAAAAGTTTCTGAGTCCTGAGAACCTGGGAACTGTCAGGACGCTTAATAGAATGGCTTTTTACTATCAGGGAATGGAAAAGCCCGAAAAAGCCGAAGAGCATTTCATCCGCGCCCTCGGGTTGCTCGAAAAACTCAAAGAAAAGGAGCCGGAGAATAGAAAAGTCCTGGCTTATACTGCGGGCACCCTGAACAATCTGGGAGTGCTTCTCTCGGAAATGGGCAAACTTGAGGAAGCCGAGGAAAGATACGGTCAGGCCCTGAAACTCCAGGAAAAGATATACGGAAATGAACACCCCCAGATAGCCCAGACTTTGACCAACCTTGCCCTGCTTTATTTCCAGACAACACGGTATGAAAAAGCCATGATTCTCTATACACGCTCCCTTGAGATCATGGAAAAACTGGGGAAAACCGAACATGCAGGCTTTGCCACAACCCTTAACAACCTCGCAGGCGTTTATGTCCAGAAAAACCGCTACGAAAAAGCCCTTGAACTTTACACGCGAGCCCTCGAAATCCGTGAAAGGATCCTGGGCCCGGATAATCCCGAAGTTGCCAAGACTTTAAACAACCTTGGAGAACTGTACAGAATCCTCGGCCAGCACAAAAAAGCTCTTCCTCTCTACTCTCGCGCCCTCAAAATCTATGAAAACACGCTGGGCCCCACCCACCCCGATGTCGGCACAACCCTGAACAACCTCGCAGGCCTCCATGAAAGCATGGGAGAATACGAAACCGCAATCGACCTCTACGAAAAAGCCCTGGACATAATCGAAAAAGAATACGGGCCCGACCACCCATATTTCAAGGTCACACGAAATAATTTACTTGGACTGTACGAGAAAATGGAGAGGAGCTGGCGGGAATAA
- a CDS encoding response regulator, whose translation MEMKSILVVEDSPVILELISFFLTSSGYESRETGDGFDALKIAEENRFDLILLDKQLPGFDGLEVLKKIKKIFEIRKTSVIALMAHAMQGDEDRFLKAGCNGYISKPIDIDRFKLILDTCTGGYQVL comes from the coding sequence ATGGAAATGAAAAGTATACTTGTAGTTGAGGATAGTCCTGTAATTCTGGAACTCATCAGTTTTTTTCTTACCTCTTCTGGCTATGAGAGCAGAGAAACCGGGGACGGGTTTGACGCTCTCAAAATTGCTGAAGAAAATAGGTTCGATCTCATACTTCTTGACAAACAGCTACCGGGATTTGACGGGCTTGAAGTCCTGAAAAAAATCAAAAAGATTTTTGAAATCCGGAAGACGTCTGTAATTGCCCTTATGGCTCATGCCATGCAGGGAGACGAGGACAGGTTCTTAAAAGCAGGATGTAACGGCTATATCTCAAAGCCCATTGATATCGACAGATTCAAATTAATCTTAGATACCTGCACGGGTGGTTACCAGGTATTGTGA
- a CDS encoding hybrid sensor histidine kinase/response regulator: protein MENISKSPFMKKSNELIFILVLGFIFTLVASNYNLFESVVLFVEEYNLDGLGLLLILSIYTSFGMGIFSLGRWMELENTLTLYRKAEEDLREKDQMYRALFEMSNDAVIISDGKKVLDINNKGCEIFGFREERPLNVSLISFIPPEYLSELQQALKETFKQASSCFEMRYQKAEGEIVDIEVSLSLIDRNNNIIHIVAQDITGVKNAERLEQENRERFKTVLDNTLCSILLIEASSRKIVDANPVALKTTGYSEKELIGMVCSRLICQAGEERCNVPSLDPAGELSESILFKAGGDKISILRNVVPVSIGGNGYFVESFIDLSERKKVEEELLQAKLAAEGANRAMSEFLATMSHELRTPLTAIIGFSELMLGEATGEFDELNRKFLGHISNSGKHLLSLINSVIDLSRIEAGKMDLEPDFFSLYDIFADTKSISSPLALKKNISMDFNVESDFLIYADRTRFKQIMYNLVSNAIKFTPAGGSVEVVGRRSENRIRVTVSDTGIGISQDEIKHLFKPFKQINFALSREYESTGLGLVLSKNFVEMHGGRIWVESEPGKGSTFTFEVPVEILNSGEKMKIPEICGINGANNFEIPAETGEAGNSEIGSQTEKSEEKDFVEIFEPEGSDGSEPLVMIVEDDKLSRELLIFTLKEAGYRVVRALSGKQALSLAQKLNPFVITLDLMLPEMNGWDVLKNLKKDSETAGIPILLLSIDERDECNMVWGAFDHLVKPVEKSILLSTLERLNKKTKKGSPKILIADDQEDMVELMVSLVKEEGYIISRAYGGKEAIDKALTELPDAIILDLMMPEVSGFEVIRTLKKDPETVDIPVIVCTARDLSAEETELLNSNVSVVMQKEDLNKQILMQLIRSLESREEGCRTCILSAPREDRSFCKAEE, encoded by the coding sequence ATGGAAAATATTTCAAAGTCGCCGTTTATGAAAAAGTCCAATGAACTAATATTTATTCTGGTTCTGGGCTTTATATTTACACTGGTAGCTTCCAACTATAATCTTTTTGAATCTGTCGTATTGTTTGTTGAGGAGTACAACCTTGATGGACTGGGGCTTCTGCTAATTCTTTCGATATATACTTCTTTTGGAATGGGAATATTTTCTCTCGGGAGATGGATGGAACTTGAAAATACCCTCACACTTTACAGGAAAGCAGAAGAAGATCTCAGGGAAAAAGATCAGATGTACCGGGCTCTATTTGAGATGTCCAATGATGCTGTTATTATTTCGGACGGAAAAAAGGTCCTGGACATAAATAATAAAGGTTGTGAAATTTTCGGTTTCCGGGAAGAGAGGCCACTTAATGTTTCTCTTATCTCCTTCATTCCACCTGAGTACCTTTCCGAGCTTCAGCAGGCGCTTAAGGAAACTTTCAAGCAGGCTTCTTCTTGTTTTGAAATGAGGTACCAGAAAGCTGAAGGGGAAATTGTTGATATCGAGGTCAGCCTGTCCCTTATCGACAGAAATAATAATATAATTCATATTGTAGCCCAGGACATTACCGGGGTGAAAAATGCGGAAAGGTTGGAGCAGGAGAATCGGGAAAGGTTCAAAACCGTCCTTGACAACACCCTTTGCAGTATCCTGCTGATCGAAGCTTCCTCCCGAAAAATTGTAGATGCAAATCCGGTCGCCCTGAAAACCACGGGTTATTCCGAAAAGGAACTTATAGGAATGGTCTGCAGCCGGTTAATCTGCCAGGCAGGGGAAGAAAGGTGTAACGTGCCATCGCTGGATCCGGCAGGTGAGCTCTCTGAGAGTATCCTTTTCAAAGCCGGAGGAGACAAAATATCTATCCTCAGAAACGTTGTGCCCGTCTCAATAGGAGGAAACGGGTATTTTGTTGAAAGTTTCATTGACCTCTCCGAACGTAAAAAGGTTGAAGAAGAGCTTCTGCAGGCAAAACTCGCAGCCGAAGGAGCAAACCGTGCAATGAGCGAATTCCTTGCGACCATGAGCCATGAACTGCGTACCCCTCTCACTGCCATAATTGGTTTTTCAGAGCTAATGCTTGGAGAGGCAACAGGCGAGTTTGACGAACTTAACAGAAAGTTTCTTGGGCATATCTCAAACAGCGGAAAACATCTGCTTTCGCTCATAAACAGTGTCATTGACCTTTCCAGGATCGAAGCCGGGAAAATGGACCTTGAACCTGACTTTTTCTCCCTTTACGATATTTTTGCCGATACAAAGAGTATAAGCTCTCCTCTTGCTCTGAAGAAAAATATTTCTATGGATTTCAATGTGGAATCAGATTTCCTTATCTATGCCGACAGGACTCGTTTCAAGCAGATAATGTATAACCTTGTAAGCAATGCAATAAAGTTCACTCCCGCAGGAGGCTCGGTTGAAGTCGTGGGTAGGAGATCCGAAAACAGGATCAGGGTTACGGTATCCGATACCGGGATAGGGATTTCACAGGATGAGATAAAACATCTTTTCAAGCCCTTCAAACAGATTAATTTTGCCCTCAGCCGTGAATACGAAAGTACCGGCCTTGGCCTTGTGCTATCCAAGAATTTCGTAGAGATGCACGGGGGCAGGATCTGGGTTGAGAGCGAACCCGGGAAAGGTTCAACCTTTACTTTCGAAGTGCCCGTAGAAATCCTGAACTCCGGGGAGAAGATGAAAATCCCTGAAATTTGCGGGATAAATGGAGCAAATAATTTCGAAATCCCTGCCGAAACAGGAGAAGCAGGTAACTCCGAAATAGGAAGTCAGACAGAAAAATCCGAAGAAAAAGACTTCGTGGAGATTTTTGAGCCTGAAGGCTCAGACGGTTCCGAGCCTCTTGTGATGATTGTCGAAGACGATAAATTGTCGAGGGAACTGCTCATCTTCACGTTAAAGGAAGCCGGCTACAGGGTAGTCCGGGCTTTAAGTGGAAAACAGGCCCTGTCCCTTGCTCAGAAGTTAAATCCCTTCGTAATCACTCTGGACCTCATGCTGCCTGAGATGAATGGATGGGACGTGCTTAAAAACCTGAAAAAAGACAGTGAAACTGCCGGAATTCCCATACTTCTCCTCTCGATCGATGAACGGGATGAGTGCAACATGGTCTGGGGTGCATTTGACCATCTTGTCAAGCCGGTTGAAAAATCAATCCTGCTTTCAACTCTGGAGCGTTTGAATAAGAAAACGAAGAAAGGGTCTCCGAAAATTCTGATCGCGGATGACCAGGAGGATATGGTTGAACTTATGGTTTCCCTGGTTAAAGAAGAAGGTTACATTATCAGTAGGGCATATGGAGGAAAGGAAGCAATTGACAAGGCATTAACAGAGCTTCCAGATGCTATAATTCTGGACCTGATGATGCCGGAAGTATCGGGTTTTGAGGTTATAAGGACCCTGAAGAAAGACCCTGAGACCGTGGACATCCCTGTCATCGTCTGCACTGCAAGAGACCTGAGTGCCGAAGAAACGGAGTTGTTGAACAGCAATGTTTCGGTCGTGATGCAAAAAGAGGATTTAAATAAACAAATACTTATGCAGCTAATCAGGAGCCTTGAATCAAGGGAAGAGGGTTGCAGGACATGTATCCTTTCGGCACCTCGGGAAGACCGAAGTTTCTGCAAAGCTGAAGAATAA
- a CDS encoding DUF72 domain-containing protein, producing MDAFVGTSGWYYEWNKKKNLDWFVENSGLNSVELNASFYRFPSSNNILNWSTKGAELRWSIKVHRSVTHWRQFGESALETWENFRELFEPLDHRIDFYLFQAPPKFDDAAKALGFAEETGLGERFALEIRNKELLGNNELCAELLKKVTLVSVDSPDYRNRIFPGKIVYMRMHGRDGWYSYNYTQEEIKEIARKIDVFEPEKVYIYFNNNHNMLENARKALEVFSEM from the coding sequence ATGGATGCATTTGTGGGTACAAGTGGCTGGTACTATGAGTGGAATAAAAAGAAAAATCTGGACTGGTTTGTGGAAAACTCGGGGCTTAATTCCGTAGAGCTCAACGCAAGTTTTTACAGATTTCCTTCTTCAAACAATATACTGAACTGGAGCACGAAGGGGGCAGAACTCAGGTGGAGCATAAAAGTCCACAGGTCCGTAACCCACTGGCGACAGTTCGGGGAAAGTGCTCTTGAGACCTGGGAAAATTTTCGGGAACTTTTTGAACCCCTGGACCATCGGATCGATTTCTACCTTTTTCAGGCGCCGCCGAAGTTCGATGATGCTGCAAAAGCGCTCGGGTTTGCGGAAGAAACAGGGCTTGGGGAAAGGTTTGCTCTGGAAATAAGGAATAAAGAATTGCTCGGAAACAATGAGCTGTGTGCGGAACTTCTGAAAAAGGTGACCCTGGTATCCGTAGACTCGCCGGATTACAGGAACCGGATATTTCCAGGAAAAATCGTTTATATGCGAATGCACGGAAGAGATGGCTGGTACAGTTACAATTATACGCAGGAAGAAATTAAAGAAATTGCCCGGAAAATCGATGTATTTGAGCCGGAAAAAGTCTACATTTATTTTAATAACAATCATAACATGCTTGAAAACGCAAGAAAGGCGTTAGAAGTCTTTTCCGAAATGTAA
- a CDS encoding DUF3795 domain-containing protein encodes MHGEEEKDLTAYCGLYCADCIHFQNKHSKIAGQLKEELENIDFQSYASIKSPFGSEFQQYDAFLTVLEALMNHSCSEGCRTSGGCGAAPCQIIQCCMEKSYEGCWECGTFETCEKFEALKPRCEASVMHNLKEIRKNGLEGWSKRRRPIYNWQQA; translated from the coding sequence ATGCATGGAGAAGAGGAAAAAGACCTTACAGCTTATTGCGGCCTTTACTGCGCTGATTGTATCCATTTTCAGAATAAACACAGTAAAATCGCGGGGCAACTTAAAGAGGAACTTGAGAATATAGACTTTCAGAGTTATGCCAGTATAAAAAGTCCTTTTGGTTCGGAGTTTCAGCAGTACGATGCGTTTCTTACCGTGCTTGAAGCCCTCATGAACCACTCCTGTTCCGAAGGTTGCAGAACCTCAGGAGGGTGCGGTGCAGCGCCCTGCCAGATAATTCAGTGCTGCATGGAAAAAAGCTACGAGGGATGCTGGGAATGCGGGACTTTTGAAACCTGTGAGAAATTTGAGGCTTTAAAGCCCCGCTGCGAAGCTTCGGTAATGCATAACCTCAAAGAGATAAGGAAAAATGGTCTTGAAGGCTGGAGCAAGCGCCGCAGGCCTATTTATAACTGGCAGCAGGCATGA
- a CDS encoding DUF2173 family protein, protein MSEKECNLSLDELLKFDGVMAAGIFSPDGKLVEYKSKTEMPKVMAVMTAKFCGAVNMMFDALASAYTELYKMNWVPQNNWMYSGGDWIVMISGTRGVFVEKSKADIEKILKGLGMC, encoded by the coding sequence ATGAGCGAAAAGGAATGTAACCTTTCTTTAGACGAACTTCTGAAGTTTGATGGAGTAATGGCAGCCGGGATTTTCAGCCCGGATGGAAAGCTTGTGGAGTACAAATCAAAGACTGAGATGCCAAAAGTGATGGCCGTGATGACTGCAAAGTTCTGCGGAGCCGTGAACATGATGTTCGATGCTCTTGCCAGTGCTTACACGGAGCTCTACAAAATGAACTGGGTACCCCAGAACAACTGGATGTACAGCGGCGGCGATTGGATAGTTATGATTTCGGGTACAAGGGGAGTTTTTGTAGAGAAATCAAAGGCAGATATAGAGAAGATCCTTAAGGGTCTTGGAATGTGTTAA